Proteins encoded together in one Cicer arietinum cultivar CDC Frontier isolate Library 1 chromosome 4, Cicar.CDCFrontier_v2.0, whole genome shotgun sequence window:
- the LOC101490705 gene encoding aminodeoxychorismate synthase, chloroplastic isoform X5: MFLRISLPSLKSANPLSQNNKNTSIGHFSCKKMNLSLRLLSSELTCPTSEAMQYKNVNFLLSKPSARVSCFINKDVCNRDGRNVRVSCQLMHDHLEESYERNKRLQMSLPKQDFVRTLLIDNYDSYTYNIYQELSIINGGICLQILLKCRDIPVLGVCLGHQALGYVHGAQIVHASEPVHGRLSEVEHNGCQLFHGIPSGRNSGFKVVRYHSLVIDSESLPEVLIPIAWTSTGTLPFIGSKVSDKYNSREIQIDQSIFVDPVLPEVGDRSSNIIDYGKTRNAKVLMGVKHSTRPHYGVQFHPESVATCHGSQIFKNFREITDDYWLRFRSSYKKEKRANSDAHMQVSSASRLYRDFNRSISSDNNAADRPRKENHGDKDLAHNNTDIKCMDMFNMVNAHHASTGFKCLKLKWRKFSHLAGQVGGAKSIFCQLFGHEAENTFWLDSSSTEMGRARFSFMGGKGGSLWKQLKFRLSDQSDGCSNGGGYLSLEDSEGSAKTIFLEGGFLDYLNKELQSYRYDKDEYEGLPFDFHGGYVGYIGYDLKVECGVTSNRHKSKTPDACFFFADNLVAIDHKNDDVYLLAIHEESSSMTQWLDGTEEKLLSLTGSVMIDLERQYFRPSTFSSRNAGFTAEKSREHYIRDVKKCLNYIRDGESYELCLTTQIRKPIEALNYLGIYLHLRERNPAPYAAWLNFSKEDLCICCSSPERFLQLDRNDMLEAKPIKGTVARGATEEEDEQLKLKLQLSEKDQAENLMIVDLLRNDLGRVCDPGSVHVPHLMDIQSYATVHTMVSTIRGKKRSDVSAVDCVKAAFPGGSMTGAPKLRSMELLDSLESCSRGIYSGCIGFFSYNQTFDLNIVIRTVVIHEGEASIGAGGAIVALSNPEDEYEEMILKTKAPVNTVIDFE; encoded by the exons ATGTTTCTTCGCATCTCTTTACCATCTCTTAAATCTGCAAATCCTCTTtcacaaaacaacaaaaatacat CGATTGGACATTTTTCCTGCAAAAAAATGAACCTGTCTTTGCGTTTGTTGTCTTCTGAGCTCACATGTCCTACAAGTGAAGCAATGCAATACAAAAATGTGAATTTTCTTTTGTCCAAACCATCAGCAAGGGTTTCTTGTTTCATCAATAAAGATGTATGTAACCGCGATGGAAGAAATGTGAGGGTGTCTTGCCAATTGATGCATGACCATTTAGAAGAATCGTATGAAAGAAATAAACGGCTGCAAATGTCTCTCCCGAAACAGGATTTTGTGAGGACTTTGTTGATTGATAATTATGACAGTTACACATACAACATATACCAGGAGCTATCTATTATTAACGGTG GCATTTGTCTTCAGATATTGCTTAAATGCAGGGATATTCCTGTTCTGGGTGTTTGCCTAGGACACCAG GCATTGGGTTATGTGCATGGAGCTCAAATTGTCCATGCATCTGAACCGGTTCATGGGCGCCTGAG TGAAGTTGAGCACAATGGATGCCAGCTTTTTCATGGCATACCTTCTGGTAGAAATTCTGGTTTCAAG GTGGTTCGATATCATTCACTGGTGATAGATTCTGAATCCCTTCCTGAAGTGCTCATTCCAATAGCATGGACATCCACAGGCACACTTCCGTTTATTGGATCCAAGGTTTCTGACAAGTACAATAGTCGTGAAATACAGATTGATCAAAGCATTTTCGTTGATCCAGTTTTACCTGAAGTAGGAGATAGAAGTTCAAACATTATTGATTATGGGAAAACTAGAAATGCAAAAGTTCTTATGGGAGTCAAGCATTCTACAAGGCCACACTATGGTGTGCAG TTTCATCCAGAGAGTGTTGCAACCTGCCATGGAAGTCAAATATTCAAGAACTTTAGAGAGATCACGGATGATTATTGGCTGAGATTTAGGTCATCATACAAGAAAGAAAAACGTGCTAATTCTGATG CACACATGCAGGTTTCAAGTGCTAGTAGACTCTACAGAGACTTTAATAGAAGTATTAGTTCAGATAATAATGCAGCGGATCGGCCAAGAAAGGAAAATCATGGAGATAAAGATTTGGCACATAATAATACTGACATTAAGTGTATGGATATGTTCAACATGGTAAATGCTCACCATGCAAGCACTGGTTTTAAATGTTTGAAGTTGAAATGGAGGAAATTTAGTCACTTGGCTGGCCAAGTTGGTGGAGCAAAAAGTATATTCTGTCAGTTGTTTGGACATGAAGCTGAAAACACCTTTTGGTTGGATAGTTCCTCCACAGAGATG GGAAGAGCACGCTTTTCGTTCATGGGAGGAAAAGGTGGATCACTTTGGAAGCAGTTAAAGTTCAGATTATCTGATCAGAG TGATGGGTGTTCAAACGGTGGTGGCTATTTATCACTGGAAGATTCTGAAGGTTCTGCCAAAACAATATTCTTGGAAGGAGGATTTCTTGACTATTTGAACAAG GAGCTTCAATCATATCGTTATGATAAGGATGAATATGAAGGTCTACCATTCGATTTTCACGGAGGATATGTTGGTTACATCGG GTATGACCTCAAAGTAGAATGTGGTGTGACATCTAACCGTCACAAATCTAAAACTCCGGATGCATGTTTTTTCTTTGCTGATAATCTGGTAGCTATTGATCACAAAAATGATGATGTTTATTTGTTGGCTATACATGAAGAAAGTTCAAGTATGACACAATGGTTGGATGGTACTGAGGAGAAGCTTCTGAGCTTAACTGGTTCTGTGATGATAGATTTAGAAAGACAGTATTTTCGTCCTTCAACATTTTCCTCACGCAATGCTGGTTTCACAGCTGAAAAATCTAGAGAACATTACATTAGAGATGTTAAGAAGTGTCTTAACTACATTAGAGATGGAGAGAGCTATGAGTTGTGCCTCACAACCCAGATAAGGAAACCAATTGAGGCATTAAATTATCTTGGAATTTACCTGCATTTGAGAGAAAGGAATCCAGCACCGTATGCTGCTTGGCTTAATTTTTCAAAGGAAGATCTGTGTATTTGCTGTTCTTCCCCTGAGAGGTTCCTGCAGTTGGATAGGAATGATATGCTAGAAGCCAAGCCCATTAAGGGTACTGTAGCTCGGGGTGCTACTGAAGAGGAAGATGAGCAACTCAAATTGAAATTACAGCTCAG TGAAAAGGATCAGGCTGAAAACCTTATGATTGTTGACCTTCTAAGGAATGACCTTGGTCGTGTATGTGATCCTGGGTCTGTTCATGTGCCGCATCTCATGGATATACAATCATATGCAACTGTTCACACAATGGTTAGTACAATTCGTGGGAAAAAGAGGTCAGATGTAAGTGCTGTAGACTGTGTCAAAGCTGCATTTCCTGGTGGTTCAATGACTGGTGCACCAAAGTTGAGATCAATGGAACTTCTTGATTCTCTTGAAAGTTGTTCTCGAGGCATCTACTCAGGCTGTATTGGATTTTTCTCATATAATCAGACATTTGATCTAAATATTGTCATAAGAACAGTTGTTATACATGAGGGTGAAGCTTCCATAGGGGCTGGAGGGGCAATTGTTGCTCTGTCAAACCCGGAAGACGAGTATGAAGAGATGATCTTGAAAACAAAAGCACCAGTGAACACTGTTATAGATTTTGAATAG
- the LOC101490705 gene encoding aminodeoxychorismate synthase, chloroplastic isoform X4, with translation MFLRISLPSLKSANPLSQNNKNTSRVSCFINKDVCNRDGRNVRVSCQLMHDHLEESYERNKRLQMSLPKQDFVRTLLIDNYDSYTYNIYQELSIINGVPPVVIQNDDWTWEELCYYLYKENAFDNIVISPGPGSPACPEDIGICLQILLKCRDIPVLGVCLGHQALGYVHGAQIVHASEPVHGRLSEVEHNGCQLFHGIPSGRNSGFKVVRYHSLVIDSESLPEVLIPIAWTSTGTLPFIGSKVSDKYNSREIQIDQSIFVDPVLPEVGDRSSNIIDYGKTRNAKVLMGVKHSTRPHYGVQFHPESVATCHGSQIFKNFREITDDYWLRFRSSYKKEKRANSDAHMQVSSASRLYRDFNRSISSDNNAADRPRKENHGDKDLAHNNTDIKCMDMFNMVNAHHASTGFKCLKLKWRKFSHLAGQVGGAKSIFCQLFGHEAENTFWLDSSSTEMGRARFSFMGGKGGSLWKQLKFRLSDQSDGCSNGGGYLSLEDSEGSAKTIFLEGGFLDYLNKELQSYRYDKDEYEGLPFDFHGGYVGYIGYDLKVECGVTSNRHKSKTPDACFFFADNLVAIDHKNDDVYLLAIHEESSSMTQWLDGTEEKLLSLTGSVMIDLERQYFRPSTFSSRNAGFTAEKSREHYIRDVKKCLNYIRDGESYELCLTTQIRKPIEALNYLGIYLHLRERNPAPYAAWLNFSKEDLCICCSSPERFLQLDRNDMLEAKPIKGTVARGATEEEDEQLKLKLQLSEKDQAENLMIVDLLRNDLGRVCDPGSVHVPHLMDIQSYATVHTMVSTIRGKKRSDVSAVDCVKAAFPGGSMTGAPKLRSMELLDSLESCSRGIYSGCIGFFSYNQTFDLNIVIRTVVIHEGEASIGAGGAIVALSNPEDEYEEMILKTKAPVNTVIDFE, from the exons ATGTTTCTTCGCATCTCTTTACCATCTCTTAAATCTGCAAATCCTCTTtcacaaaacaacaaaaatacat CAAGGGTTTCTTGTTTCATCAATAAAGATGTATGTAACCGCGATGGAAGAAATGTGAGGGTGTCTTGCCAATTGATGCATGACCATTTAGAAGAATCGTATGAAAGAAATAAACGGCTGCAAATGTCTCTCCCGAAACAGGATTTTGTGAGGACTTTGTTGATTGATAATTATGACAGTTACACATACAACATATACCAGGAGCTATCTATTATTAACGGTG TCCCTCCTGTGGTGATTCAAAATGACGATTGGACATGGGAAGAACTTTGCTATTACTTGTACAAAGAAAATGCATTTGATAACATTGTAATATCACCTGGACCTGGTTCTCCAGCATGCCCAGAAGATATAG GCATTTGTCTTCAGATATTGCTTAAATGCAGGGATATTCCTGTTCTGGGTGTTTGCCTAGGACACCAG GCATTGGGTTATGTGCATGGAGCTCAAATTGTCCATGCATCTGAACCGGTTCATGGGCGCCTGAG TGAAGTTGAGCACAATGGATGCCAGCTTTTTCATGGCATACCTTCTGGTAGAAATTCTGGTTTCAAG GTGGTTCGATATCATTCACTGGTGATAGATTCTGAATCCCTTCCTGAAGTGCTCATTCCAATAGCATGGACATCCACAGGCACACTTCCGTTTATTGGATCCAAGGTTTCTGACAAGTACAATAGTCGTGAAATACAGATTGATCAAAGCATTTTCGTTGATCCAGTTTTACCTGAAGTAGGAGATAGAAGTTCAAACATTATTGATTATGGGAAAACTAGAAATGCAAAAGTTCTTATGGGAGTCAAGCATTCTACAAGGCCACACTATGGTGTGCAG TTTCATCCAGAGAGTGTTGCAACCTGCCATGGAAGTCAAATATTCAAGAACTTTAGAGAGATCACGGATGATTATTGGCTGAGATTTAGGTCATCATACAAGAAAGAAAAACGTGCTAATTCTGATG CACACATGCAGGTTTCAAGTGCTAGTAGACTCTACAGAGACTTTAATAGAAGTATTAGTTCAGATAATAATGCAGCGGATCGGCCAAGAAAGGAAAATCATGGAGATAAAGATTTGGCACATAATAATACTGACATTAAGTGTATGGATATGTTCAACATGGTAAATGCTCACCATGCAAGCACTGGTTTTAAATGTTTGAAGTTGAAATGGAGGAAATTTAGTCACTTGGCTGGCCAAGTTGGTGGAGCAAAAAGTATATTCTGTCAGTTGTTTGGACATGAAGCTGAAAACACCTTTTGGTTGGATAGTTCCTCCACAGAGATG GGAAGAGCACGCTTTTCGTTCATGGGAGGAAAAGGTGGATCACTTTGGAAGCAGTTAAAGTTCAGATTATCTGATCAGAG TGATGGGTGTTCAAACGGTGGTGGCTATTTATCACTGGAAGATTCTGAAGGTTCTGCCAAAACAATATTCTTGGAAGGAGGATTTCTTGACTATTTGAACAAG GAGCTTCAATCATATCGTTATGATAAGGATGAATATGAAGGTCTACCATTCGATTTTCACGGAGGATATGTTGGTTACATCGG GTATGACCTCAAAGTAGAATGTGGTGTGACATCTAACCGTCACAAATCTAAAACTCCGGATGCATGTTTTTTCTTTGCTGATAATCTGGTAGCTATTGATCACAAAAATGATGATGTTTATTTGTTGGCTATACATGAAGAAAGTTCAAGTATGACACAATGGTTGGATGGTACTGAGGAGAAGCTTCTGAGCTTAACTGGTTCTGTGATGATAGATTTAGAAAGACAGTATTTTCGTCCTTCAACATTTTCCTCACGCAATGCTGGTTTCACAGCTGAAAAATCTAGAGAACATTACATTAGAGATGTTAAGAAGTGTCTTAACTACATTAGAGATGGAGAGAGCTATGAGTTGTGCCTCACAACCCAGATAAGGAAACCAATTGAGGCATTAAATTATCTTGGAATTTACCTGCATTTGAGAGAAAGGAATCCAGCACCGTATGCTGCTTGGCTTAATTTTTCAAAGGAAGATCTGTGTATTTGCTGTTCTTCCCCTGAGAGGTTCCTGCAGTTGGATAGGAATGATATGCTAGAAGCCAAGCCCATTAAGGGTACTGTAGCTCGGGGTGCTACTGAAGAGGAAGATGAGCAACTCAAATTGAAATTACAGCTCAG TGAAAAGGATCAGGCTGAAAACCTTATGATTGTTGACCTTCTAAGGAATGACCTTGGTCGTGTATGTGATCCTGGGTCTGTTCATGTGCCGCATCTCATGGATATACAATCATATGCAACTGTTCACACAATGGTTAGTACAATTCGTGGGAAAAAGAGGTCAGATGTAAGTGCTGTAGACTGTGTCAAAGCTGCATTTCCTGGTGGTTCAATGACTGGTGCACCAAAGTTGAGATCAATGGAACTTCTTGATTCTCTTGAAAGTTGTTCTCGAGGCATCTACTCAGGCTGTATTGGATTTTTCTCATATAATCAGACATTTGATCTAAATATTGTCATAAGAACAGTTGTTATACATGAGGGTGAAGCTTCCATAGGGGCTGGAGGGGCAATTGTTGCTCTGTCAAACCCGGAAGACGAGTATGAAGAGATGATCTTGAAAACAAAAGCACCAGTGAACACTGTTATAGATTTTGAATAG
- the LOC101490705 gene encoding aminodeoxychorismate synthase, chloroplastic isoform X3: MNLSLRLLSSELTCPTSEAMQYKNVNFLLSKPSARVSCFINKDVCNRDGRNVRVSCQLMHDHLEESYERNKRLQMSLPKQDFVRTLLIDNYDSYTYNIYQELSIINGVPPVVIQNDDWTWEELCYYLYKENAFDNIVISPGPGSPACPEDIGICLQILLKCRDIPVLGVCLGHQALGYVHGAQIVHASEPVHGRLSEVEHNGCQLFHGIPSGRNSGFKVVRYHSLVIDSESLPEVLIPIAWTSTGTLPFIGSKVSDKYNSREIQIDQSIFVDPVLPEVGDRSSNIIDYGKTRNAKVLMGVKHSTRPHYGVQFHPESVATCHGSQIFKNFREITDDYWLRFRSSYKKEKRANSDAHMQVSSASRLYRDFNRSISSDNNAADRPRKENHGDKDLAHNNTDIKCMDMFNMVNAHHASTGFKCLKLKWRKFSHLAGQVGGAKSIFCQLFGHEAENTFWLDSSSTEMGRARFSFMGGKGGSLWKQLKFRLSDQSDGCSNGGGYLSLEDSEGSAKTIFLEGGFLDYLNKELQSYRYDKDEYEGLPFDFHGGYVGYIGYDLKVECGVTSNRHKSKTPDACFFFADNLVAIDHKNDDVYLLAIHEESSSMTQWLDGTEEKLLSLTGSVMIDLERQYFRPSTFSSRNAGFTAEKSREHYIRDVKKCLNYIRDGESYELCLTTQIRKPIEALNYLGIYLHLRERNPAPYAAWLNFSKEDLCICCSSPERFLQLDRNDMLEAKPIKGTVARGATEEEDEQLKLKLQLSEKDQAENLMIVDLLRNDLGRVCDPGSVHVPHLMDIQSYATVHTMVSTIRGKKRSDVSAVDCVKAAFPGGSMTGAPKLRSMELLDSLESCSRGIYSGCIGFFSYNQTFDLNIVIRTVVIHEGEASIGAGGAIVALSNPEDEYEEMILKTKAPVNTVIDFE, encoded by the exons ATGAACCTGTCTTTGCGTTTGTTGTCTTCTGAGCTCACATGTCCTACAAGTGAAGCAATGCAATACAAAAATGTGAATTTTCTTTTGTCCAAACCATCAGCAAGGGTTTCTTGTTTCATCAATAAAGATGTATGTAACCGCGATGGAAGAAATGTGAGGGTGTCTTGCCAATTGATGCATGACCATTTAGAAGAATCGTATGAAAGAAATAAACGGCTGCAAATGTCTCTCCCGAAACAGGATTTTGTGAGGACTTTGTTGATTGATAATTATGACAGTTACACATACAACATATACCAGGAGCTATCTATTATTAACGGTG TCCCTCCTGTGGTGATTCAAAATGACGATTGGACATGGGAAGAACTTTGCTATTACTTGTACAAAGAAAATGCATTTGATAACATTGTAATATCACCTGGACCTGGTTCTCCAGCATGCCCAGAAGATATAG GCATTTGTCTTCAGATATTGCTTAAATGCAGGGATATTCCTGTTCTGGGTGTTTGCCTAGGACACCAG GCATTGGGTTATGTGCATGGAGCTCAAATTGTCCATGCATCTGAACCGGTTCATGGGCGCCTGAG TGAAGTTGAGCACAATGGATGCCAGCTTTTTCATGGCATACCTTCTGGTAGAAATTCTGGTTTCAAG GTGGTTCGATATCATTCACTGGTGATAGATTCTGAATCCCTTCCTGAAGTGCTCATTCCAATAGCATGGACATCCACAGGCACACTTCCGTTTATTGGATCCAAGGTTTCTGACAAGTACAATAGTCGTGAAATACAGATTGATCAAAGCATTTTCGTTGATCCAGTTTTACCTGAAGTAGGAGATAGAAGTTCAAACATTATTGATTATGGGAAAACTAGAAATGCAAAAGTTCTTATGGGAGTCAAGCATTCTACAAGGCCACACTATGGTGTGCAG TTTCATCCAGAGAGTGTTGCAACCTGCCATGGAAGTCAAATATTCAAGAACTTTAGAGAGATCACGGATGATTATTGGCTGAGATTTAGGTCATCATACAAGAAAGAAAAACGTGCTAATTCTGATG CACACATGCAGGTTTCAAGTGCTAGTAGACTCTACAGAGACTTTAATAGAAGTATTAGTTCAGATAATAATGCAGCGGATCGGCCAAGAAAGGAAAATCATGGAGATAAAGATTTGGCACATAATAATACTGACATTAAGTGTATGGATATGTTCAACATGGTAAATGCTCACCATGCAAGCACTGGTTTTAAATGTTTGAAGTTGAAATGGAGGAAATTTAGTCACTTGGCTGGCCAAGTTGGTGGAGCAAAAAGTATATTCTGTCAGTTGTTTGGACATGAAGCTGAAAACACCTTTTGGTTGGATAGTTCCTCCACAGAGATG GGAAGAGCACGCTTTTCGTTCATGGGAGGAAAAGGTGGATCACTTTGGAAGCAGTTAAAGTTCAGATTATCTGATCAGAG TGATGGGTGTTCAAACGGTGGTGGCTATTTATCACTGGAAGATTCTGAAGGTTCTGCCAAAACAATATTCTTGGAAGGAGGATTTCTTGACTATTTGAACAAG GAGCTTCAATCATATCGTTATGATAAGGATGAATATGAAGGTCTACCATTCGATTTTCACGGAGGATATGTTGGTTACATCGG GTATGACCTCAAAGTAGAATGTGGTGTGACATCTAACCGTCACAAATCTAAAACTCCGGATGCATGTTTTTTCTTTGCTGATAATCTGGTAGCTATTGATCACAAAAATGATGATGTTTATTTGTTGGCTATACATGAAGAAAGTTCAAGTATGACACAATGGTTGGATGGTACTGAGGAGAAGCTTCTGAGCTTAACTGGTTCTGTGATGATAGATTTAGAAAGACAGTATTTTCGTCCTTCAACATTTTCCTCACGCAATGCTGGTTTCACAGCTGAAAAATCTAGAGAACATTACATTAGAGATGTTAAGAAGTGTCTTAACTACATTAGAGATGGAGAGAGCTATGAGTTGTGCCTCACAACCCAGATAAGGAAACCAATTGAGGCATTAAATTATCTTGGAATTTACCTGCATTTGAGAGAAAGGAATCCAGCACCGTATGCTGCTTGGCTTAATTTTTCAAAGGAAGATCTGTGTATTTGCTGTTCTTCCCCTGAGAGGTTCCTGCAGTTGGATAGGAATGATATGCTAGAAGCCAAGCCCATTAAGGGTACTGTAGCTCGGGGTGCTACTGAAGAGGAAGATGAGCAACTCAAATTGAAATTACAGCTCAG TGAAAAGGATCAGGCTGAAAACCTTATGATTGTTGACCTTCTAAGGAATGACCTTGGTCGTGTATGTGATCCTGGGTCTGTTCATGTGCCGCATCTCATGGATATACAATCATATGCAACTGTTCACACAATGGTTAGTACAATTCGTGGGAAAAAGAGGTCAGATGTAAGTGCTGTAGACTGTGTCAAAGCTGCATTTCCTGGTGGTTCAATGACTGGTGCACCAAAGTTGAGATCAATGGAACTTCTTGATTCTCTTGAAAGTTGTTCTCGAGGCATCTACTCAGGCTGTATTGGATTTTTCTCATATAATCAGACATTTGATCTAAATATTGTCATAAGAACAGTTGTTATACATGAGGGTGAAGCTTCCATAGGGGCTGGAGGGGCAATTGTTGCTCTGTCAAACCCGGAAGACGAGTATGAAGAGATGATCTTGAAAACAAAAGCACCAGTGAACACTGTTATAGATTTTGAATAG
- the LOC101490705 gene encoding aminodeoxychorismate synthase, chloroplastic isoform X1: MFLRISLPSLKSANPLSQNNKNTSIGHFSCKKMNLSLRLLSSELTCPTSEAMQYKNVNFLLSKPSARVSCFINKDVCNRDGRNVRVSCQLMHDHLEESYERNKRLQMSLPKQDFVRTLLIDNYDSYTYNIYQELSIINGVPPVVIQNDDWTWEELCYYLYKENAFDNIVISPGPGSPACPEDIGICLQILLKCRDIPVLGVCLGHQALGYVHGAQIVHASEPVHGRLSEVEHNGCQLFHGIPSGRNSGFKVVRYHSLVIDSESLPEVLIPIAWTSTGTLPFIGSKVSDKYNSREIQIDQSIFVDPVLPEVGDRSSNIIDYGKTRNAKVLMGVKHSTRPHYGVQFHPESVATCHGSQIFKNFREITDDYWLRFRSSYKKEKRANSDAHMQVSSASRLYRDFNRSISSDNNAADRPRKENHGDKDLAHNNTDIKCMDMFNMVNAHHASTGFKCLKLKWRKFSHLAGQVGGAKSIFCQLFGHEAENTFWLDSSSTEMGRARFSFMGGKGGSLWKQLKFRLSDQSDGCSNGGGYLSLEDSEGSAKTIFLEGGFLDYLNKELQSYRYDKDEYEGLPFDFHGGYVGYIGYDLKVECGVTSNRHKSKTPDACFFFADNLVAIDHKNDDVYLLAIHEESSSMTQWLDGTEEKLLSLTGSVMIDLERQYFRPSTFSSRNAGFTAEKSREHYIRDVKKCLNYIRDGESYELCLTTQIRKPIEALNYLGIYLHLRERNPAPYAAWLNFSKEDLCICCSSPERFLQLDRNDMLEAKPIKGTVARGATEEEDEQLKLKLQLSEKDQAENLMIVDLLRNDLGRVCDPGSVHVPHLMDIQSYATVHTMVSTIRGKKRSDVSAVDCVKAAFPGGSMTGAPKLRSMELLDSLESCSRGIYSGCIGFFSYNQTFDLNIVIRTVVIHEGEASIGAGGAIVALSNPEDEYEEMILKTKAPVNTVIDFE, translated from the exons ATGTTTCTTCGCATCTCTTTACCATCTCTTAAATCTGCAAATCCTCTTtcacaaaacaacaaaaatacat CGATTGGACATTTTTCCTGCAAAAAAATGAACCTGTCTTTGCGTTTGTTGTCTTCTGAGCTCACATGTCCTACAAGTGAAGCAATGCAATACAAAAATGTGAATTTTCTTTTGTCCAAACCATCAGCAAGGGTTTCTTGTTTCATCAATAAAGATGTATGTAACCGCGATGGAAGAAATGTGAGGGTGTCTTGCCAATTGATGCATGACCATTTAGAAGAATCGTATGAAAGAAATAAACGGCTGCAAATGTCTCTCCCGAAACAGGATTTTGTGAGGACTTTGTTGATTGATAATTATGACAGTTACACATACAACATATACCAGGAGCTATCTATTATTAACGGTG TCCCTCCTGTGGTGATTCAAAATGACGATTGGACATGGGAAGAACTTTGCTATTACTTGTACAAAGAAAATGCATTTGATAACATTGTAATATCACCTGGACCTGGTTCTCCAGCATGCCCAGAAGATATAG GCATTTGTCTTCAGATATTGCTTAAATGCAGGGATATTCCTGTTCTGGGTGTTTGCCTAGGACACCAG GCATTGGGTTATGTGCATGGAGCTCAAATTGTCCATGCATCTGAACCGGTTCATGGGCGCCTGAG TGAAGTTGAGCACAATGGATGCCAGCTTTTTCATGGCATACCTTCTGGTAGAAATTCTGGTTTCAAG GTGGTTCGATATCATTCACTGGTGATAGATTCTGAATCCCTTCCTGAAGTGCTCATTCCAATAGCATGGACATCCACAGGCACACTTCCGTTTATTGGATCCAAGGTTTCTGACAAGTACAATAGTCGTGAAATACAGATTGATCAAAGCATTTTCGTTGATCCAGTTTTACCTGAAGTAGGAGATAGAAGTTCAAACATTATTGATTATGGGAAAACTAGAAATGCAAAAGTTCTTATGGGAGTCAAGCATTCTACAAGGCCACACTATGGTGTGCAG TTTCATCCAGAGAGTGTTGCAACCTGCCATGGAAGTCAAATATTCAAGAACTTTAGAGAGATCACGGATGATTATTGGCTGAGATTTAGGTCATCATACAAGAAAGAAAAACGTGCTAATTCTGATG CACACATGCAGGTTTCAAGTGCTAGTAGACTCTACAGAGACTTTAATAGAAGTATTAGTTCAGATAATAATGCAGCGGATCGGCCAAGAAAGGAAAATCATGGAGATAAAGATTTGGCACATAATAATACTGACATTAAGTGTATGGATATGTTCAACATGGTAAATGCTCACCATGCAAGCACTGGTTTTAAATGTTTGAAGTTGAAATGGAGGAAATTTAGTCACTTGGCTGGCCAAGTTGGTGGAGCAAAAAGTATATTCTGTCAGTTGTTTGGACATGAAGCTGAAAACACCTTTTGGTTGGATAGTTCCTCCACAGAGATG GGAAGAGCACGCTTTTCGTTCATGGGAGGAAAAGGTGGATCACTTTGGAAGCAGTTAAAGTTCAGATTATCTGATCAGAG TGATGGGTGTTCAAACGGTGGTGGCTATTTATCACTGGAAGATTCTGAAGGTTCTGCCAAAACAATATTCTTGGAAGGAGGATTTCTTGACTATTTGAACAAG GAGCTTCAATCATATCGTTATGATAAGGATGAATATGAAGGTCTACCATTCGATTTTCACGGAGGATATGTTGGTTACATCGG GTATGACCTCAAAGTAGAATGTGGTGTGACATCTAACCGTCACAAATCTAAAACTCCGGATGCATGTTTTTTCTTTGCTGATAATCTGGTAGCTATTGATCACAAAAATGATGATGTTTATTTGTTGGCTATACATGAAGAAAGTTCAAGTATGACACAATGGTTGGATGGTACTGAGGAGAAGCTTCTGAGCTTAACTGGTTCTGTGATGATAGATTTAGAAAGACAGTATTTTCGTCCTTCAACATTTTCCTCACGCAATGCTGGTTTCACAGCTGAAAAATCTAGAGAACATTACATTAGAGATGTTAAGAAGTGTCTTAACTACATTAGAGATGGAGAGAGCTATGAGTTGTGCCTCACAACCCAGATAAGGAAACCAATTGAGGCATTAAATTATCTTGGAATTTACCTGCATTTGAGAGAAAGGAATCCAGCACCGTATGCTGCTTGGCTTAATTTTTCAAAGGAAGATCTGTGTATTTGCTGTTCTTCCCCTGAGAGGTTCCTGCAGTTGGATAGGAATGATATGCTAGAAGCCAAGCCCATTAAGGGTACTGTAGCTCGGGGTGCTACTGAAGAGGAAGATGAGCAACTCAAATTGAAATTACAGCTCAG TGAAAAGGATCAGGCTGAAAACCTTATGATTGTTGACCTTCTAAGGAATGACCTTGGTCGTGTATGTGATCCTGGGTCTGTTCATGTGCCGCATCTCATGGATATACAATCATATGCAACTGTTCACACAATGGTTAGTACAATTCGTGGGAAAAAGAGGTCAGATGTAAGTGCTGTAGACTGTGTCAAAGCTGCATTTCCTGGTGGTTCAATGACTGGTGCACCAAAGTTGAGATCAATGGAACTTCTTGATTCTCTTGAAAGTTGTTCTCGAGGCATCTACTCAGGCTGTATTGGATTTTTCTCATATAATCAGACATTTGATCTAAATATTGTCATAAGAACAGTTGTTATACATGAGGGTGAAGCTTCCATAGGGGCTGGAGGGGCAATTGTTGCTCTGTCAAACCCGGAAGACGAGTATGAAGAGATGATCTTGAAAACAAAAGCACCAGTGAACACTGTTATAGATTTTGAATAG